From Rudanella lutea DSM 19387, a single genomic window includes:
- a CDS encoding primase-helicase family protein, producing the protein MLIILHYYPQAEKASQSKRFKFKIREEATASCTLTEHNGVWWVKDFGSGEKAMSPIDVVMREERLDFAEAMKLIAERFEIAGEDGKSTKPAYTFSERPATPEEEEGHYYPEVKEFSVTDLKAIFSKQIWVFLSKRNLKDGEQAGDEVAMRNAKELCKQYHLYALASYTYIKNRKALTFGSTDTYPQFMFDEGTWQKYYKPKEKDKSRRFFSAGRKPERYLFGLMQAQERLNDLQGPTPDTAATGEDGEVVTTKAKRHDVKLPEIILCTGGSDALNVAALGYSVIWQNSETAELASDHYARIRGMAERVYNLPDIDETGRREAHKLATEYLDLHTIFLPDELRKRYDLRGNPCKDVRDFFTYYTGKDFDNLLRMAYPLRFWDEEPKRDRNGDLLIKGGRVLYEYKPNNELIYNFLHRNGFGLLELPNDKRGEILVRIDGNVVRPMEFSHINRFVKEFLKRRYSPIELLNAFHRSKNFSKDSMSNLSAVEVSFEDFGRDHQYLFFQNETWCVTKEGIKVYERDTCDRFVWEAEVLPHDVKVIDAPFTISKTELGDWDIQIHSTDCLFLRYLINASRVYWRPELEERLDERPRQEQEEYLEKYRWAIDGPLLTEEEIREQKQHLINKLISFGYLLHRYKDPAHAYCIWAMDYEITTADESHGGTGKSMAYTSLVRMMQTKLLGGRDTRLTENAHVLEGVSEHTDMILVDDANKYLDFQYFFSMITSFTTVNPKGMSSYSIPFEQSPKLCITSNFPPSDTDKSTMRRLWFTTFSDYYHKNPTGDYREERLPLSEFGKALFTDFNSAEWNCFMNVMGRSVQAWLTWGKVEPPMKNVMLNTYKAQMGPTFHAWADSYFRLDEQRLDHYVPRYMAQETYKPMQPGLSPQGFLQKLQAWCRFKGYTLNPVELQNADKRIMERHATYSNNRGEWTKTGKSETKEMLYIQTNADTQPERRFWDDDPGAVPVTPLPF; encoded by the coding sequence TTGCTTATCATTCTCCACTACTACCCTCAGGCCGAGAAGGCAAGCCAGAGTAAGCGTTTCAAGTTCAAGATTCGCGAAGAAGCCACGGCCAGCTGTACCCTGACCGAGCATAACGGGGTATGGTGGGTAAAAGATTTTGGCTCTGGAGAGAAAGCCATGTCGCCCATCGACGTCGTGATGCGCGAGGAACGGCTGGACTTTGCCGAGGCCATGAAGCTCATTGCTGAGCGGTTTGAGATTGCGGGCGAAGATGGCAAATCGACCAAACCCGCCTACACGTTTTCGGAGCGCCCAGCCACGCCTGAGGAGGAAGAAGGCCACTACTACCCGGAGGTTAAAGAGTTTTCGGTGACCGATCTGAAGGCTATTTTCTCGAAGCAGATTTGGGTGTTTCTGTCTAAGCGTAACCTAAAAGATGGTGAGCAGGCGGGCGACGAGGTAGCGATGCGGAATGCGAAGGAGCTGTGCAAGCAGTACCATTTGTATGCCCTGGCCAGCTACACCTACATCAAAAACCGTAAAGCCTTAACCTTCGGCTCGACGGACACGTACCCCCAGTTCATGTTCGACGAGGGTACGTGGCAGAAGTACTATAAGCCGAAGGAGAAAGATAAAAGCCGCCGGTTCTTTTCGGCCGGCCGTAAGCCCGAACGCTACCTGTTTGGGCTGATGCAGGCTCAGGAGCGGCTAAACGATTTGCAGGGCCCTACACCCGATACCGCTGCCACCGGCGAAGATGGCGAGGTAGTAACCACCAAAGCCAAGCGCCACGACGTAAAGTTGCCGGAGATCATTCTGTGTACCGGTGGCTCGGATGCGCTCAATGTAGCGGCTCTGGGCTACTCAGTGATCTGGCAAAACTCAGAAACGGCCGAGCTGGCCAGCGACCACTACGCCCGGATCAGGGGGATGGCCGAGCGGGTGTACAACCTCCCCGACATTGACGAAACCGGCAGACGGGAGGCCCATAAGCTGGCCACCGAGTACCTGGACCTGCACACGATCTTTTTGCCCGATGAGCTGCGCAAACGGTATGACCTGCGTGGTAACCCCTGCAAAGACGTTCGGGATTTCTTTACCTACTACACCGGTAAGGATTTCGACAATTTACTGCGGATGGCCTACCCACTGCGGTTTTGGGATGAAGAACCGAAGCGAGACCGCAACGGCGATCTGCTAATAAAAGGTGGCCGGGTGTTGTATGAGTACAAGCCCAACAACGAGCTTATTTACAACTTCCTGCACCGCAATGGTTTCGGGTTGCTGGAGCTGCCCAATGATAAGCGGGGTGAGATTCTGGTGCGCATCGATGGGAATGTGGTTCGGCCGATGGAGTTCAGCCACATTAACCGGTTTGTAAAGGAGTTTCTGAAACGGCGCTATTCACCCATTGAGCTGCTCAATGCGTTTCACCGGTCGAAGAACTTCAGCAAAGACTCGATGAGCAACCTGTCGGCGGTGGAGGTGAGCTTCGAAGACTTTGGGCGCGATCATCAGTACCTGTTTTTCCAGAACGAGACCTGGTGCGTGACCAAAGAGGGAATCAAGGTGTATGAGCGCGATACCTGCGACCGCTTTGTGTGGGAAGCCGAAGTACTGCCCCACGACGTGAAGGTGATCGATGCCCCGTTTACCATCAGCAAAACGGAGCTGGGCGATTGGGATATTCAGATTCACTCGACCGATTGCCTGTTTCTGCGTTACCTGATCAATGCCAGTCGCGTATACTGGCGCCCGGAGCTGGAAGAGCGGCTCGACGAGCGCCCCCGTCAGGAGCAGGAAGAATACCTCGAAAAGTACCGGTGGGCCATCGACGGGCCGTTGCTGACCGAGGAGGAGATCCGGGAGCAGAAGCAGCATCTGATTAACAAGCTAATCAGTTTCGGCTACCTGCTGCACCGCTATAAAGACCCGGCCCACGCCTACTGTATTTGGGCGATGGACTACGAAATCACGACGGCCGACGAAAGCCACGGTGGTACGGGTAAGTCGATGGCCTACACGAGCCTCGTCCGGATGATGCAGACCAAGCTGCTGGGTGGCCGGGATACACGCCTGACCGAAAACGCGCACGTGCTCGAAGGGGTATCGGAACACACCGACATGATACTCGTCGACGATGCGAATAAGTACCTGGATTTTCAGTACTTCTTCAGCATGATTACGTCGTTTACGACGGTCAACCCGAAGGGTATGTCGTCGTACTCGATTCCGTTCGAGCAGTCGCCCAAGCTGTGTATAACGTCCAACTTTCCGCCCAGTGATACCGATAAGTCGACCATGCGCCGGCTCTGGTTCACGACCTTCAGCGACTACTACCACAAAAACCCGACGGGCGATTATCGGGAAGAACGCTTACCGCTGAGCGAGTTTGGTAAGGCTCTGTTTACCGATTTCAACTCGGCCGAATGGAATTGCTTCATGAATGTGATGGGCCGCAGCGTGCAGGCCTGGCTCACCTGGGGCAAAGTGGAGCCGCCCATGAAGAACGTGATGCTGAACACCTACAAGGCACAAATGGGCCCCACGTTCCATGCCTGGGCGGATAGCTATTTCCGGCTCGATGAGCAGCGGCTGGATCATTACGTGCCTCGCTACATGGCGCAGGAAACCTACAAGCCTATGCAGCCGGGCCTGAGCCCTCAGGGCTTTTTACAGAAGCTGCAAGCCTGGTGCCGATTTAAGGGCTACACGCTCAACCCGGTGGAATTGCAGAATGCCGATAAGCGGATTATGGAGCGCCATGCTACCTATTCGAACAACCGGGGCGAGTGGACCAAAACCGGCAAAAGCGAGACGAAGGAAATGCTCTAT
- a CDS encoding XRE family transcriptional regulator, giving the protein MIRELRRRNGLTQKELAQKLGLTYQSIQKWERGDGLPTSKQLPVVSSILGVSVEELLSGNQNPVADDEPGVYVKGNIRSVKTSIKELYTQVPFISVRAQAGISKISHEYCDLRWIEETYPVFLPITVLNHESVAIEIEGDSMEPSIRDRAIVLANNIHGNDWQYESGGVYAVLFGPGKFVVKRIRTNDIRSEGILRLHSDNDMHGSITVPANEIHCMWKVISKIYEPVR; this is encoded by the coding sequence ATGATCAGAGAATTACGCAGACGGAATGGTCTGACACAAAAGGAATTAGCCCAAAAACTTGGTCTAACCTATCAGTCAATCCAGAAGTGGGAACGGGGTGACGGCCTGCCTACGTCAAAGCAACTTCCAGTTGTGTCAAGCATTTTGGGTGTCAGTGTTGAAGAGCTTTTGAGCGGAAACCAAAATCCTGTTGCAGATGACGAGCCAGGGGTATATGTAAAGGGAAATATCCGCTCAGTCAAAACAAGTATCAAGGAACTCTATACGCAGGTACCATTCATTAGTGTACGAGCACAGGCAGGCATTTCTAAAATATCACATGAGTATTGCGATTTGCGCTGGATAGAAGAGACCTACCCCGTTTTTCTGCCTATAACCGTGCTTAATCATGAGAGCGTGGCTATTGAGATCGAGGGGGATAGTATGGAGCCATCGATTCGAGATCGCGCAATAGTACTGGCCAACAACATCCACGGAAATGACTGGCAGTATGAGTCTGGAGGGGTTTACGCAGTACTTTTTGGTCCAGGTAAATTCGTTGTCAAGAGAATCCGAACCAATGATATTCGTTCAGAAGGAATTCTTCGGCTGCACTCAGATAATGACATGCATGGCTCTATTACTGTACCAGCAAACGAGATACACTGTATGTGGAAGGTTATCAGCAAAATTTACGAGCCTGTTCGTTAA
- a CDS encoding T9SS C-terminal target domain-containing protein: protein MLTRYTFWIGFGLLLLLAPTWTYATHVRAGEITTRRIPGSSLRFQITLTAYFDERNGRLAADDANEVAFCLGDGTTLNVRRVSRRNINPNTSVNIYQFEYTYQGPGVYQISAIIINRNDQTINLRQPSQDIPFWIRTTIQVNAGLGLNSTPVLLNPPLDSARIGQRFCHNPAAFDSDGDSLAYRMAVPQEANPGGICRGFNINGYRDPSIVGPNPRNEANTGPASLSINARTGDLCWDSPAQAGQYNIAFIVEEWRDGVLIGEITRDMQIFVSDSRNNRPLLDPIPDLCREAGSLIEVPIRATDPDGQRLELTAFGGIFNRNPEGILYNPAILPAPFATLISVTQPQTSPANGQIRWQTACAHIRQEEYDVLVRAVDFPGRTATQLAALQSFRIRIIGPRPQGLRATPQATATGRAIRLNWNPYTCLPPTSPSTDSTRMLVYRREGCAPLQSGTCTTGLSTSTGYALVGTVPIGTNTFTDTTGLRRGVQYSYRIVARYALPAGGESVVSDGVCVDLPLLAPLITHVTVDSTDAQRGQITVRWTRPIGLNPADGGAPFQYRVFRATGLTGTDFTQITAITSSLLPGLADTLFVDRGLNTQANAYRYRIDFFQTSPQGTLTRVDATEPAASPRLSLNPALRQIELTWATNTPWSNDNQTHVVFRSRRGTAGPLVEVARVPVQGQPYRYTDTGNSTLAGVQSLSLSVDSNYCYRVLTVGRYTSTTAVRGLLLNYSQIACASPLDTTRPCAPRLSLDSLACDPATQQALCNQTSFSNNLRWQYPSGGQSCEPAARYNLYYSRLNGPAQSFSLVTSTPTTSFRHESLTSVAGCYYVTAVSRRGIEGPASNTVCQDVCPQFVLPNVFTPNNDGRNDLWQPGSCSLFVVSVETVIYNRWGGRVFSTTDPQIRWDGRNSAGQEQPSGLYYYEVSVRFGGLDPSAPPVILKGWVQLFRENGPSGG from the coding sequence ATGCTCACACGTTATACATTTTGGATAGGATTCGGGTTACTGCTGTTGCTGGCCCCTACATGGACATACGCCACCCACGTACGGGCGGGCGAAATCACGACCCGTCGAATCCCCGGCAGTTCGCTGCGGTTCCAGATTACTCTCACGGCTTACTTCGATGAACGCAACGGCCGACTGGCAGCCGACGATGCTAACGAGGTTGCCTTTTGTCTCGGCGATGGCACCACCCTCAATGTTCGGCGTGTCTCCCGGCGCAACATCAACCCCAATACGTCGGTCAATATTTACCAGTTTGAGTACACCTACCAGGGACCGGGCGTGTACCAGATTTCGGCGATCATCATCAACCGCAACGACCAGACAATCAACCTGCGACAACCCTCGCAGGATATACCGTTCTGGATTCGGACTACCATTCAGGTCAATGCCGGTCTGGGCCTAAACTCAACGCCCGTTCTGCTCAACCCTCCCCTCGATTCGGCCCGCATCGGACAGCGGTTTTGCCACAACCCAGCCGCCTTCGATAGCGACGGCGACAGCCTGGCTTACCGCATGGCCGTGCCGCAGGAAGCCAATCCAGGTGGTATCTGCCGGGGTTTCAACATAAACGGCTACCGCGACCCTTCAATCGTCGGGCCTAATCCGCGCAACGAAGCCAATACAGGTCCGGCCTCATTATCGATCAATGCCCGCACCGGCGATCTCTGTTGGGACTCCCCGGCTCAGGCAGGTCAGTACAATATTGCGTTCATTGTGGAAGAATGGCGCGACGGGGTGCTCATTGGCGAGATCACCCGCGACATGCAGATTTTCGTGAGTGACTCACGCAATAACCGCCCCCTGCTCGACCCCATTCCCGACCTGTGCCGCGAAGCGGGTAGCCTGATCGAAGTGCCTATCCGGGCCACCGACCCCGACGGCCAACGGCTGGAACTGACCGCTTTTGGCGGTATTTTCAACCGAAACCCAGAGGGTATTCTTTACAACCCAGCTATTCTACCAGCACCTTTTGCCACGCTTATTTCGGTCACTCAACCGCAAACAAGCCCGGCCAATGGACAAATACGTTGGCAAACGGCCTGTGCCCACATCCGGCAGGAAGAATACGATGTACTGGTTCGTGCGGTCGATTTTCCCGGCCGAACCGCCACCCAGCTGGCGGCCTTGCAGAGTTTCCGCATCCGCATTATTGGCCCCCGACCACAGGGCTTGCGCGCTACCCCACAGGCCACCGCTACCGGACGCGCCATCCGACTCAACTGGAACCCATACACCTGCCTTCCACCCACAAGCCCCTCTACCGACAGTACCCGTATGCTGGTGTACCGGCGGGAAGGGTGCGCGCCCTTACAATCAGGCACCTGTACCACCGGCCTGTCGACCAGCACCGGCTACGCCCTCGTCGGCACCGTACCCATCGGCACCAACACCTTCACCGACACCACCGGCCTGCGCCGGGGCGTGCAGTATAGCTACCGAATTGTTGCCCGCTATGCGTTGCCAGCCGGAGGGGAAAGTGTCGTGTCAGATGGCGTGTGTGTGGACCTGCCCCTGCTGGCCCCCCTTATCACCCACGTCACCGTCGACTCTACCGACGCCCAGCGCGGACAGATCACCGTCCGCTGGACCCGGCCCATCGGACTAAACCCCGCCGACGGTGGCGCCCCCTTCCAGTACCGCGTCTTCCGGGCCACCGGACTCACCGGCACCGACTTCACCCAGATCACCGCCATCACCTCCAGCCTCCTGCCCGGCCTGGCCGATACCCTCTTTGTCGACCGGGGCCTCAACACCCAGGCCAACGCCTACCGCTACCGCATCGACTTCTTCCAGACATCCCCCCAGGGTACACTCACCCGCGTCGATGCCACCGAACCGGCCGCCAGCCCACGGCTCTCCCTCAATCCCGCCCTGCGCCAGATTGAGCTCACCTGGGCCACCAACACCCCTTGGTCTAACGACAACCAGACACACGTCGTCTTCCGATCCCGGCGCGGCACGGCCGGACCGCTCGTCGAGGTTGCCCGTGTACCCGTTCAGGGGCAGCCCTACCGCTACACCGACACGGGCAATTCCACCCTGGCCGGCGTGCAGAGCCTGTCGCTCTCGGTCGATTCCAACTACTGCTACCGCGTGCTGACGGTGGGCCGCTACACCTCCACCACCGCTGTGCGGGGGCTGCTGCTCAACTACTCCCAGATCGCCTGCGCCAGCCCCCTCGACACCACCCGGCCCTGCGCACCCCGCCTGAGCCTGGACTCGCTCGCCTGTGACCCCGCCACCCAGCAGGCCCTCTGCAACCAGACCAGCTTCAGCAACAACCTGCGCTGGCAGTACCCCTCTGGCGGGCAGAGCTGCGAGCCAGCCGCCCGCTATAACCTCTACTACAGCCGCTTGAACGGGCCCGCCCAGAGCTTCAGCCTGGTCACCAGTACGCCCACCACCAGCTTCCGCCACGAGAGCCTGACCAGCGTAGCGGGCTGCTACTACGTGACGGCCGTGAGCCGACGCGGCATTGAGGGGCCAGCCTCCAACACGGTTTGTCAGGATGTGTGCCCCCAGTTTGTGCTGCCCAATGTGTTCACCCCCAACAACGATGGGCGTAACGACCTCTGGCAGCCGGGCAGTTGCTCGTTGTTTGTGGTGTCGGTAGAGACGGTGATCTACAACCGCTGGGGGGGTCGGGTGTTCAGTACCACCGACCCGCAGATTCGGTGGGATGGGCGCAACAGCGCGGGTCAGGAGCAGCCCTCGGGGCTGTACTACTACGAGGTGTCGGTGCGGTTTGGGGGTCTGGACCCCTCGGCTCCGCCGGTTATCCTCAAGGGTTGGGTGCAGCTATTCCGAGAGAACGGTCCATCGGGAGGTTAA
- a CDS encoding circularly permuted type 2 ATP-grasp protein — translation MQFQSQQLGSMTQTQGQSTTFSFSDYGLENFYDEMFTADGQVRPGYEVFRRRVEQISREDLVSRQHAAERALMAMGITFNVYSEGEGTERIMPIDIIPRIIEAAEWARLEQGLIQRIKALNLFIHDVYNNQHILNDGVVPRDLIESSKCFLQPCIGLRPPKDIWCHITGTDLIRGDDGQYMVLEDNLRCPSGVSYMLENRELSKQTFPEVLARTGVRPVSDYPTRLLQMLQFIADRPDPTVVVLTPGIYNSAYFEHSYLAQQMGVELVDARDLVVSGGYVKMRTTKGFQIVDVIYRRIDDTFLDPQTFNPESLIGVPGLFDVYKKGRVALANAPGTGVADDKVIYAYVPRIVKYYLGEDPIIPNVRTYICGETEDCEYVLDNIAQLVVKEANEAGGYGMLIGPKATTEDHDLFRRKIRENPRNYIAQPTISLSRVPCLVGNGAEGRHVDLRPYILYGEDINVIPGGLTRVALRKGSLVVNSSQGGGGKDTWVLY, via the coding sequence ATGCAGTTTCAATCGCAACAACTTGGCTCAATGACTCAAACCCAGGGGCAGTCCACGACTTTCTCGTTTTCGGACTATGGCCTGGAGAATTTTTACGATGAGATGTTCACCGCCGATGGGCAGGTACGGCCGGGCTACGAAGTGTTTCGGCGTCGGGTGGAGCAAATCAGTCGCGAAGATCTGGTGAGTCGCCAACATGCGGCTGAACGGGCTCTGATGGCCATGGGCATTACCTTCAATGTGTACTCCGAAGGCGAGGGTACAGAACGGATCATGCCCATCGACATTATCCCCCGGATTATCGAAGCGGCTGAGTGGGCCCGGCTCGAACAGGGGCTTATTCAGCGAATCAAGGCCCTTAACCTGTTTATTCACGACGTTTACAACAATCAGCATATTCTGAACGACGGTGTGGTCCCCCGCGACCTCATCGAGTCGAGCAAGTGTTTTCTGCAACCCTGCATCGGCCTGCGCCCACCCAAAGACATCTGGTGCCATATTACCGGCACCGACCTGATTCGGGGCGACGACGGGCAGTACATGGTTTTGGAAGACAACCTCCGGTGCCCATCGGGGGTGTCGTACATGCTCGAAAACCGGGAGCTGAGTAAGCAAACCTTCCCCGAAGTGCTGGCCCGCACGGGCGTACGGCCGGTATCGGACTACCCAACCCGCCTGCTTCAGATGCTTCAGTTCATTGCCGACCGACCCGACCCAACCGTGGTGGTACTGACGCCGGGCATTTACAACTCGGCCTATTTTGAGCATTCGTACCTGGCCCAGCAAATGGGCGTTGAGCTGGTTGATGCCCGCGACCTGGTGGTATCGGGCGGCTACGTGAAAATGCGTACAACCAAAGGATTTCAGATTGTCGACGTGATTTACCGCCGAATCGACGATACGTTCCTCGACCCGCAAACCTTCAACCCGGAGTCGCTGATTGGGGTGCCCGGCCTGTTCGATGTGTACAAAAAAGGTCGGGTAGCCCTTGCCAATGCCCCCGGCACCGGCGTAGCCGACGACAAGGTGATTTATGCCTACGTACCCCGCATTGTAAAGTACTATCTGGGCGAAGACCCGATTATCCCGAACGTGCGGACATACATCTGTGGCGAAACCGAAGACTGTGAATACGTCCTCGACAACATTGCCCAGCTGGTGGTGAAAGAGGCCAACGAAGCGGGTGGCTACGGGATGTTGATTGGACCCAAAGCTACGACTGAGGATCATGACCTCTTCCGCCGGAAAATCCGCGAAAACCCGCGCAACTACATTGCCCAGCCGACCATCTCCCTGTCGCGGGTACCGTGTCTGGTTGGCAACGGAGCCGAAGGGCGTCACGTGGACCTTCGCCCGTATATCCTCTACGGCGAAGACATCAACGTGATTCCCGGCGGTCTCACCCGCGTAGCCCTTCGCAAAGGCTCGCTGGTGGTCAACTCCTCGCAAGGGGGTGGCGGCAAAGACACGTGGGTGTTGTATTAA
- a CDS encoding Maf family protein: MISLKYPLVLASGSPRRKQLMTDAGFAFTIETRPTDEHFPADMPVDEVAEYLARQKAERFTADLGNRLVLCADTVVILDNEVLNKPADEAEAFRMVRSLAGRSHRVRTGVCLLSPEGMESFTDETTVFFAPLTDDEIRYYIRACAPFDKAGSYGAQDFIGLVGIDRLEGSFYTVMGLPTHRVYQALKRFAQ, encoded by the coding sequence ATGATTTCACTCAAATATCCGCTTGTACTGGCCTCTGGGTCGCCCCGCCGGAAACAACTTATGACCGACGCGGGCTTTGCATTCACAATTGAAACCCGCCCCACCGACGAACATTTCCCGGCCGATATGCCCGTGGATGAAGTGGCCGAATACCTGGCCCGCCAGAAAGCGGAGCGGTTTACGGCCGACCTGGGCAACCGGCTTGTTTTGTGCGCCGATACCGTGGTTATACTCGATAATGAGGTGCTCAATAAGCCGGCCGACGAAGCCGAGGCTTTTCGGATGGTACGGAGTTTGGCCGGGCGGAGTCACCGGGTGCGTACGGGGGTGTGTTTGCTCTCGCCCGAGGGGATGGAATCGTTTACCGACGAAACGACGGTCTTTTTTGCGCCCCTCACCGACGACGAAATCCGGTATTACATCCGCGCGTGTGCGCCATTCGACAAGGCAGGGTCATACGGCGCGCAGGACTTCATCGGTTTGGTGGGCATCGACCGGCTCGAAGGTTCGTTTTACACGGTCATGGGGCTACCTACCCACCGCGTCTATCAGGCCCTGAAGCGATTTGCCCAATAA
- a CDS encoding MFS transporter encodes MPTPPNSLSNTHLLVIVLAQFAGTSLWFAGNAILPDIQPLLGSSSLNGWITSAVQLGFIVGSLLYALLAIPDRYPTVRVFLVSVVLAALCNALLLFVPLQSVSVLLSRFGTGFFLAGVYPVGMKIAADWFRPVLGRAMGFLVGALVLGTALPHLIRGLGQSLSFQAVLLSVSGLAVAGGVALVLVVPSKPVLLARHRFNRRAFALLWQPSALRASVLGYVGHMWELYAVWAFLPTALTMYAGMHPSAAINPSVWAFGGIAAGFLGCTLGGMAAGRLGSGRVALGQLAVSGGCTLLLPFMIQTPPAVFALYLLVYGATIAGDSPQLSTLVSIHVPAEVRGSLITLVTCIGFSITIVSIQALAVLLDRTGGSIWSFWLLVPGPVLGVWSLRTVARK; translated from the coding sequence GTGCCGACGCCCCCCAACTCGCTCTCGAATACCCATCTGCTGGTAATTGTACTGGCTCAGTTTGCCGGCACCTCCCTGTGGTTTGCGGGCAATGCCATCCTGCCCGATATTCAGCCATTGCTCGGTTCGTCGTCGTTGAATGGCTGGATCACATCGGCCGTGCAACTAGGGTTTATAGTCGGCTCATTGCTCTACGCCCTGCTGGCTATCCCTGACCGCTACCCCACGGTGCGGGTGTTTCTGGTATCGGTGGTCTTGGCCGCCCTCTGTAACGCCTTGCTGTTGTTTGTCCCGTTGCAGTCAGTTTCAGTTTTGCTGAGCCGATTCGGTACTGGTTTTTTTCTGGCGGGCGTGTACCCCGTGGGCATGAAAATCGCGGCCGACTGGTTTCGGCCGGTGCTGGGTCGGGCTATGGGATTTCTGGTCGGTGCTCTGGTGCTTGGAACAGCCCTGCCACACCTGATTCGTGGGTTAGGGCAGTCTCTTTCGTTTCAGGCGGTGCTGCTGTCGGTAAGTGGGCTGGCTGTTGCGGGCGGTGTGGCATTGGTTCTGGTGGTCCCCTCAAAGCCCGTTCTGCTGGCGCGCCATCGGTTCAACCGGCGGGCTTTTGCCTTGCTCTGGCAACCCTCAGCCCTGCGGGCGTCGGTGTTGGGGTATGTCGGGCATATGTGGGAGCTGTATGCCGTATGGGCATTTTTGCCTACGGCTTTAACCATGTATGCCGGGATGCATCCGTCGGCGGCCATTAACCCATCCGTGTGGGCATTTGGTGGCATTGCAGCTGGGTTTCTGGGGTGTACGCTGGGTGGCATGGCTGCCGGGCGGCTGGGTAGTGGTCGGGTAGCCTTGGGGCAGTTGGCCGTGTCGGGCGGGTGCACGCTGCTGCTCCCGTTTATGATACAAACCCCTCCAGCTGTGTTTGCCCTCTACCTGCTCGTGTACGGTGCCACTATTGCCGGTGACTCTCCGCAGCTCAGTACGCTCGTTTCTATCCACGTACCCGCCGAAGTCCGGGGCAGTTTGATCACGCTCGTTACCTGTATCGGCTTCTCGATCACTATTGTTTCCATTCAGGCGCTGGCCGTTTTGCTCGACCGCACGGGGGGCTCTATCTGGTCATTCTGGCTCTTGGTGCCCGGCCCGGTTCTGGGCGTGTGGAGCTTGCGGACAGTTGCCAGAAAATAA
- a CDS encoding GNAT family N-acetyltransferase: protein MTIRTATPADAESLARVSAITMREAFGPPFNPMAWVDAYIEASLTVPQLEQELADPRSTFFVAEGAEGELIGFAKVRKQRPPRRMPERNALEIQRIYLLQAHTGGGRGRQLMEHCLQFARAQGYKAVFLGVWERNERAQQFYSHLGFKPFGWHYFQFGPDRQRDIWMQKPL from the coding sequence ATGACTATTCGAACGGCTACTCCTGCCGATGCCGAGTCTCTGGCTCGTGTATCAGCCATAACTATGCGCGAAGCGTTTGGGCCCCCTTTCAATCCGATGGCGTGGGTAGATGCGTACATTGAAGCATCGCTCACGGTGCCTCAGTTGGAACAAGAGCTTGCCGACCCTCGGTCTACGTTTTTTGTGGCCGAAGGGGCTGAAGGTGAGTTGATAGGCTTTGCCAAAGTGCGTAAGCAACGCCCCCCGCGCCGGATGCCCGAGCGGAATGCGCTGGAGATTCAGCGCATTTATCTGCTGCAGGCGCATACGGGGGGCGGCCGGGGCCGACAACTGATGGAACATTGCCTGCAGTTTGCACGAGCTCAAGGCTACAAGGCGGTGTTTCTGGGGGTTTGGGAGCGCAACGAACGCGCCCAACAGTTTTACAGTCATCTGGGTTTTAAACCTTTTGGGTGGCATTATTTCCAATTTGGGCCCGACCGGCAGCGTGACATTTGGATGCAAAAACCGTTATAA
- a CDS encoding MarR family winged helix-turn-helix transcriptional regulator, with protein MSIETDIRQSAFSSPYHRVVVNVLYSGNWINHEQMRILKPFGITQQQYNVLRILRGRSPQPVKVNEITERMLDKMSNASRLVDKLVVKKLVVRTECPSDRRAVDIVITQKGLDLLQRIDTRQREWEAEIHQRLTSEEATVLSGLLDRLRGSE; from the coding sequence ATGTCCATAGAAACAGACATCAGGCAGTCGGCATTTAGTTCGCCGTATCACCGGGTGGTGGTCAATGTGTTGTACAGCGGCAACTGGATCAACCATGAGCAAATGCGGATCCTGAAGCCGTTTGGTATCACGCAGCAGCAGTATAATGTATTGCGAATTCTGCGGGGGCGCTCTCCGCAGCCGGTGAAAGTAAATGAGATTACCGAGCGCATGCTCGATAAAATGTCGAATGCGTCGCGGCTGGTAGACAAACTCGTGGTGAAAAAACTGGTGGTACGGACTGAATGCCCAAGCGATCGGCGGGCCGTCGATATTGTGATCACGCAGAAGGGCCTCGACTTGCTACAGCGGATTGATACCCGGCAGCGTGAGTGGGAGGCCGAAATTCACCAACGCCTGACGTCTGAGGAAGCTACCGTGCTTAGTGGCCTGCTCGACCGGTTGCGCGGTTCAGAATAA